From Halomicrobium salinisoli, the proteins below share one genomic window:
- a CDS encoding Na+/H+ antiporter NhaC family protein, whose product MVDEFDTTEPDEGSDDEAGPASGRTTRGRDRGSSETSPPAIEFHGGKWMSALPILLFIVWAVVQSALFRIGNAGGLVAGMLISLIVGMLFVKGDWKHYANTIFEGMTQRVAATAIVAWLWAGMFAATMQAGGFVEGLVWAADAAGVGAALFPAATFILAGLLATGIGTGYGTTVAFTTLFFPAGVLLGASPVLMFGAILSGAVFGDNLAPVSDTTIVSAVTQEADIGGVVASRFKYAIIAAVLAFAGYVIAGGAMAGIDVGGDAGQILVENSEPAGLIHLVSMGIVIVTAVKGRHIIEAISWGIIAAAVFNVVLGLASVSEMIVFQVPGDAPLAGASVLPFVELVESGEAAVGGSIYDGAAGFFPISILILLIVAGAWIMVRGGAFEALLDASMTRLARSVRSAELTMVGSTALINTMITINTAAEIAIGPYIKNVGDRFNVNGYRRANILDANTAALGYIFPWSGGVLVGYAAMQTQVVTEFEWFTQAMVVNPVDVIPFVFQGWLLFAVFVVSAWTGFGREYTTDRRTEEVARV is encoded by the coding sequence ATGGTAGACGAGTTCGACACCACGGAACCGGACGAGGGGTCGGACGACGAGGCGGGGCCGGCGTCCGGCCGAACCACGAGAGGCCGGGATCGGGGGTCGAGTGAAACGAGTCCGCCGGCGATCGAGTTCCACGGCGGGAAGTGGATGAGCGCGCTGCCGATACTGCTGTTCATCGTCTGGGCAGTCGTCCAGAGCGCGCTGTTCCGCATCGGCAACGCCGGCGGACTGGTCGCGGGCATGCTGATCAGCCTCATCGTCGGCATGCTGTTCGTGAAGGGCGACTGGAAGCACTACGCCAACACCATCTTCGAGGGGATGACCCAGCGGGTCGCGGCCACGGCCATCGTCGCGTGGCTGTGGGCCGGGATGTTCGCAGCGACGATGCAGGCCGGCGGGTTCGTCGAGGGCCTGGTCTGGGCCGCCGACGCGGCCGGCGTCGGCGCGGCCCTGTTCCCCGCGGCGACGTTCATCCTGGCCGGCCTGCTGGCGACGGGGATCGGCACCGGCTACGGGACCACGGTGGCCTTCACCACGCTGTTCTTCCCGGCGGGCGTCCTGCTGGGCGCCAGCCCGGTGCTGATGTTCGGCGCCATCCTCTCGGGCGCCGTCTTCGGCGACAACCTGGCGCCGGTCAGCGACACGACCATCGTCTCCGCGGTGACCCAGGAGGCCGACATCGGCGGCGTCGTCGCCTCGCGGTTCAAGTACGCGATCATCGCCGCGGTCCTCGCGTTCGCGGGCTACGTGATCGCCGGCGGCGCGATGGCCGGCATCGACGTGGGCGGCGACGCGGGCCAGATCCTCGTCGAGAACAGCGAGCCCGCCGGCCTGATCCACCTCGTCTCGATGGGCATCGTCATCGTCACCGCGGTGAAGGGACGGCACATCATCGAGGCCATCTCCTGGGGCATCATCGCCGCCGCCGTCTTCAACGTCGTCCTCGGTCTGGCGTCGGTCAGCGAGATGATCGTGTTCCAGGTTCCGGGAGACGCGCCGCTGGCCGGCGCGAGCGTGCTGCCGTTCGTCGAGCTCGTCGAGTCCGGCGAGGCCGCCGTCGGCGGCAGCATCTACGACGGCGCCGCCGGCTTCTTCCCGATCAGCATCCTCATCCTGCTGATCGTCGCCGGCGCGTGGATCATGGTCCGGGGCGGCGCCTTCGAGGCGCTGCTCGACGCGTCGATGACCAGGCTGGCCCGGTCGGTCCGTAGCGCCGAACTGACCATGGTCGGCTCGACGGCCCTGATCAACACCATGATCACGATCAACACCGCGGCCGAGATCGCCATCGGCCCCTACATCAAGAACGTCGGCGACCGCTTCAACGTCAACGGCTACCGCCGGGCGAACATCCTCGACGCCAACACGGCGGCGCTGGGCTACATCTTCCCGTGGTCCGGCGGCGTCCTCGTCGGCTACGCGGCGATGCAGACCCAGGTCGTCACGGAGTTCGAGTGGTTCACCCAGGCGATGGTCGTCAACCCCGTCGACGTGATCCCGTTCGTCTTCCAGGGCTGGCTCCTGTTCGCCGTGTTCGTCGTCTCCGCATGGACCGGCTTCGGCCGCGAGTACACCACCGACCGCCGCACCGAGGAGGTGGCCCGCGTATGA
- a CDS encoding DUF7513 family protein: protein MSFAGKYFGESSFLRQYFRGWSFRTSTPSFDPGQEVVVTLTDYDDERGRVFARVGDSRLYAGDGHGESAVGKRVRFRVDSFDADEHVGEGEVLEVVGELGL from the coding sequence ATGAGCTTCGCCGGCAAGTACTTCGGCGAGTCCAGCTTCCTCCGGCAGTACTTCAGGGGCTGGAGCTTCCGGACGTCCACGCCCTCCTTCGATCCGGGCCAGGAAGTCGTCGTCACGCTCACCGACTACGACGACGAGCGCGGGCGCGTGTTCGCCCGCGTCGGCGACAGCCGCCTCTACGCCGGGGACGGCCACGGCGAGTCCGCCGTCGGGAAACGCGTCCGGTTCCGCGTCGACTCCTTCGACGCGGACGAGCACGTCGGCGAAGGCGAAGTGCTGGAAGTGGTCGGGGAACTCGGGCTGTAG